From Triticum urartu cultivar G1812 chromosome 2, Tu2.1, whole genome shotgun sequence, a single genomic window includes:
- the LOC125536248 gene encoding uncharacterized protein LOC125536248 isoform X2: MTASLHYTRFHCKADGNSIGIYFGPEKATIINTYAVMKSGMKDLDESGNNGAISSQKAQKRLVNTDSSHVSSEDGPIDHDVDHCNNDSGNDEENIGGTDNNCGFNPDGVS; the protein is encoded by the exons ATGACCGCCTCACTTCACTACACTAGATTCCATTGCAAAGCTGATGGTAACTCAATTG GAATATACTTTGGAC CTGAGAAGGCCACCATAATAAACACATATGCTGTGATGAAATCTGGTATGAAAGACCTCGACGAAAGTGGCAATAATGGTGCAATCAGTAGCCAGAAAGCACAAAAGCGCCTT GTAAACACGGATTCATCTCATGTTAGTTCAGAGGATGGCCCTATCGACCATGATGTCGACCATTGCAACAATGACAGCGGCAATGATGAGGAGAACATTGGTGGTACCGATAACAATTGTGGCTTCAATCCTGATGGTGTCTCCTGA
- the LOC125536248 gene encoding uncharacterized protein LOC125536248 isoform X3, with amino-acid sequence MVTQLVMVSYPKVPNVHGIYFGPEKATIINTYAVMKSGMKDLDESGNNGAISSQKAQKRLVNTDSSHVSSEDGPIDHDVDHCNNDSGNDEENIGGTDNNCGFNPDGVS; translated from the exons ATGGTAACTCAATTGGTAATGGTATCATATCCCAAAGTACCAAATGTTCATG GAATATACTTTGGAC CTGAGAAGGCCACCATAATAAACACATATGCTGTGATGAAATCTGGTATGAAAGACCTCGACGAAAGTGGCAATAATGGTGCAATCAGTAGCCAGAAAGCACAAAAGCGCCTT GTAAACACGGATTCATCTCATGTTAGTTCAGAGGATGGCCCTATCGACCATGATGTCGACCATTGCAACAATGACAGCGGCAATGATGAGGAGAACATTGGTGGTACCGATAACAATTGTGGCTTCAATCCTGATGGTGTCTCCTGA
- the LOC125536248 gene encoding uncharacterized protein LOC125536248 isoform X1, with amino-acid sequence MRSGYFLNVGMTASLHYTRFHCKADGNSIGIYFGPEKATIINTYAVMKSGMKDLDESGNNGAISSQKAQKRLVNTDSSHVSSEDGPIDHDVDHCNNDSGNDEENIGGTDNNCGFNPDGVS; translated from the exons ATGAGGTCTGGATATTTTCTCAATGTTGG GATGACCGCCTCACTTCACTACACTAGATTCCATTGCAAAGCTGATGGTAACTCAATTG GAATATACTTTGGAC CTGAGAAGGCCACCATAATAAACACATATGCTGTGATGAAATCTGGTATGAAAGACCTCGACGAAAGTGGCAATAATGGTGCAATCAGTAGCCAGAAAGCACAAAAGCGCCTT GTAAACACGGATTCATCTCATGTTAGTTCAGAGGATGGCCCTATCGACCATGATGTCGACCATTGCAACAATGACAGCGGCAATGATGAGGAGAACATTGGTGGTACCGATAACAATTGTGGCTTCAATCCTGATGGTGTCTCCTGA
- the LOC125536250 gene encoding probable 6-phosphogluconolactonase 2: MEREIAASYEPKLNSEIRIFESSDEILTDLAEYISQVSEISVKERGYFAIALSGGSLVSFLSKLCEAPYIKTLDWSKWYIFWSDERAVAKNHADSNYKLTKEGFLSKVPIMSGHVYSINDSATVEDAATDYEFVIRQLVKIRTVGVSESTDCPKFDLILLSMGSDGHVASLFPSHQALEVKDDWVTYITDSPQPPPERITFTLPVINSASNIAILAMGVDKANAVHSAVSDGGDGPDAPASLPARMVQPTDGKLVWFLDKEAASSLEALSDDAYQQQRREC, translated from the exons ATGGAGAGGGAAATTGCTGCCTCATATGAGCCAAAACTGAACAGTGAAATAAGGATTTTTGAGAGTTCAGATGAGATATTAACAGATCTAGCTGAGTATATCTCCCAAGTTTCAGAAATCTCTGTTAAAGAAAGGGGATACTTCGCTATTGCCCTATCTGGAGGGTCCCTTGTCAGTTTTTTGAG CAAACTTTGTGAAGCGCCATACATCAAGACCCTGGATTGGTCTAAATGGTACATATTCTGGTCTGACGAACGTGCTGTAGCAAAGAACCATGCAGACAGTAACTATAAGTTAACAAAAGAAGGATTTCTATCAAAG GTACCTATTATGAGTGGCCATGTCTACTCCATAAACGACAGCGCCACGGTGGAGGACGCGGCGACGGACTACGAATTTGTCATCAGGCAGCTGGTGAAGATCCGCACTGTAGGGGTCTCGGAGAGCACCGACTGCCCCAAGTTCGATCTCATCCTCCTCAGCATGGGCTCTGACGGCCACGTGGCGTCATTGTTCCCTAGCCACCAAGCCCTGGAGGTGAAGGACGACTGGGTGACCTACATCACGGACTCCCCGCAGCCTCCGCCCGAGAGAATCACCTTCACTCTCCCTGTGATAAACTCGGCGTCAAACATCGCGATCCTAGCGATGGGCGTCGACAAGGCGAACGCGGTGCATTCGGCCGTCTCTGACGGCGGCGACGGCCCAGACGCCCCTGCATCCCTGCCGGCCAGGATGGTCCAGCCAACGGACGGGAAGCTGGTGTGGTTCCTGGACAAGGAGGCCGCCTCATCGCTCGAGGCGCTGTCCGACGACGCCTACCAGCAGCAGCGTCGTGAGTGCTAG